A stretch of DNA from Odontesthes bonariensis isolate fOdoBon6 chromosome 2, fOdoBon6.hap1, whole genome shotgun sequence:
GAATATCTTCCAGGTCGATAACTCCTCTTGAGAAGCAGCGTTTGAGGCGCTCCGCCTTCTCCCCCTCCACCGGCTCCAGCAGGGTGATCTCCGGGAGGAGGCGGTAGCTGGCTGTCGCCACTGGGGAGAACTTGGCGTGGTCCTGGCCTGAGCACAGAGCACAGCTGATTTCAGCATCTGAAAGCACTGTTGAGCACACTGTAGTCACGGAAACATGCAGCCTTCACAGATATATCAATATGAGTGCTGCACAGAGTCAGTTCACCTGCTGCACAGAACTGTACTGAGCCAGAAACCTGAGTACCAGCTGAGGTGcatactgaatcacaacttctGTGGGTGTGTCCACCCTGACCCTGAAAATACTTCACAGAGGTCAGGGCAACACTTTGGGAGCAGAGGCCCCTCCTGTTGGCTCCATGTGTGAGCTGCTTACCCACTCCTTTGACACAGTGCATGATGATGTCCAGCTCCTGTCCTGGTCGTAGCTGAGCTATCAGGATGTCATCGTGCACCGGACCAATGCACGAGTCTGCAAACACATCGGCTTGATTCCCAATGGGGACCCACTTTATGTCCCTGGAATAGACTGATGAGCAGTGGACAGAGAGAAAAGCAGATGTTATCCCAGCTGCAGTTCTGCAGGCAGGCCTGTCACAGTCAGCAGGGCTGAACTCttcaaaacaaaaagcagaaaacatgAGTGGAAGAATGACAGCCACGAGAAGCTGTGCCTCGTTTCCTGTCCATGCAGTGTAATGTCACCAGATCCCCCGGGCAGATGCTCTGGGGAGTGTGCGTGCACACAAATGGGAATATAATGACATTAATACAAACTGTACACACACCTTCACATAAATTCCCTGAAATCACCCCACtgggaaatgtgtgtgtgtggattccCCTTCTACACGCCCACATCGAGGCCAGGCACCTCATTAACGCTGATGAGTGGTAACAAGTCTGCTGAGCGGCCCTATACCCTGCATCTATAGGATTACTGCATCAGTCTGTGGGACCCCCTCTACATGGGTGGGCATGTGCAGAGCGCAGTGTGACGGGCCAACACAGCATTGACTTATACAGGCATCCATTCAGATTCAGACTCTTAATGCAGATATGGAGAGCAGTGCATCCCCAGACTGTTGCtttaacagtgtgtgtgtgtgtgtgtgtgtagtagcACACAGCAACTGTTTATTGCATCAACTTTATactaaaataaagttgtaaatttttgaatttcccccactgggggataaataaagtatttttctattctattctaaaaagagaaaagtgtTGGTTCACATGTGGAAAGGGGCTCTGTATATTCCAGCCTGGCGTGTTCCTGAGTTCAGCAGCTCCACATGTGGCCACAGAGTCAGTCTGCTTTGGAATAAAAGGCTCAGTGGTCCCAGCTTCATATACTCTCATTAGACATGAGGAGATTTAACCTCCACAGCCTGCCTTCAGCTCACCACCTGACCATCCCAAAGATATGCACATTCTGCCACGAGGCTAGTTTTTAGAAATCCTAACTTTGTAGCAAATGCTTTGGAGGCCCGTTTTGTGCAGATACTCTTATTAGAAATGAGGCAACTACATACTTCAGTGTTCACAAGTGTCCAaaaaaatggattaaaaaaatgagCGGAACAACTGAAAGTTTGCAACACTTGCCATCAATACACACTAACTGAAGCACAATTACACAAAAGTATAGCTTAGAGTTTTTGAAGTTTTAGTCAGCAGCAGTATCCATCTGCTGCCACCTGGTACCTACCCATGTGGTTGACATATAGCTCTCGTGGGTCAGAGGTGTCTTTGCTGGCTCTGGGGTTCCTGCTGCATTTAATCTTCAGCTGAAGCTGAATTGTGTCAATTTCTGAAGCCTCCTCTGCTGACTCTTCAGCTGGAATTTACAAAGGAACACCACACAGGTCCATTTTTACATCCTGCAGCCCTCCTCTGTGAGGACAAGCTTGAAAGAATTTACGAGATTTGACAAAGTAAGATATTTTTATCATACAGTAGACGATGCAGACTTATAAGAACAGCTGGTAAAGAGAAACTCGTCACTACAAGGAATTTTATATTCTAATGTCTGTTCTCTCCGTTAGCTTCAGTTAAGACCAAAGCCAGAATCTAACCAAAAACTTTCAGATCGAAtgcgtacttttcaatcagcctgtcctgacatgccgTGAGCGATGTCGATCTGTCCAGCGATGACGGCGACCgcaatttattcattcattaattaaaaataaatttttaaattgtaaaaaaaatttaaaaacatttttttttaaataaataatctgGACGAAATTTCGCAGCGGCGTCCCgcccctaaacacttcttattggtgATTTGATTTCTTATCGATGATTTGATTGGTTTGgattctgaaccaatagaaAATCGTCACactgcatatcaggacaccctcaCGCGACATTTCATCATAGTTTCCTGCATGTCAGGACGGGGCGGTAATCTGCTGCATGTCAGGACGGGGCGGTAATCTGCTGCATGTCAGGACGGGGCGGTAATCTGCTGCATGTCAGGACGGGGCGTTAATCTGCTGCATGTCAGGACGGGGCGTTAATCTGCTGCATGTCAGGACGGGGCGGTAATCTGCTGCATGTCAGGACGGGGCGGTAATCTGCTGCATGTCAGGACGGGGCGGTAATCTGCTGCATGTCAGGACGGGGCGTTAATCTGCTGCATGTCAGGACGGGGCGTTAATCTGCTGCATGTCAGGACGGGGCGTTAATCTGCTGCATGTCAGGACGGGGCGGTAATCTGCTGCATGTCAGGACGGGGCGGTAATCTGCTGCATGTCAGGACGGGGCGGTAATCTGCTGCATGTCAGGACGGGGCGTTAATCTGCTGCATGTCAGGACGGGGCGTTAATCTGCTGCATGTCAGGACGGGGCGGTAATCTGCTGCATGTCAGGACGGGGCGGTAATCTGCTGCATGTCAGGACGGGGTGTAATGCGCGCTGCTCTAGCCACAATCAACAGTGACTGCACACtgtgacagaaaaacaaagtgcacTTGTTCctaattaaacttttaatgaaCTAATTACTTTACCTGGGTTCTTGTACTCAAACAGACGAGGGTCAGCTTTGATGGGGATGAGCCCTAATCTGTGAGCTAGGACTTCATCCTGGACAATGGATGTGTTGTTGTAGATGAACACTTTCTCTATAGCCATTGTAGGCACCTGCAAgtaataaatacacacacacatatatatacatatatatatatatatatatacacacacacacatatatatacacacatatatatatacatatacatatatatacacacatatatatatacatatacatatatatacacacatatatatacacatatacatatatatacacacacacacacacacagtggggaaaaaaagtatttagtcAGTCACCAATTGTGCAAGTTCTCCCACTTAATAAGATGAGAGGCCTGTAATTGACATCCTAGGTAGACCTCAACTATgagagaaaatgagaaaaaaaaattccgaAAATCACATTGTctgatttttaaagaatttatttGCAAATAAGGGTGGAAAATAAGTATTGACAGCGAGTGCCTGCTGTGCGCTTGTTTTCACTTAAACCTGGCTTAATGACAACATCCCCGACTCCGCTGTACAACTGGAGCAGCTAGCATGCTATGGAGCGGACTCGTGAACGGAGGAAAGACTCGTGGCGGTGGGGTCTGCGTTTACATCCTTGATGCGTGGTGCCGGGACGGTGTGGTGGTATGCAAACACTGTTCACCACTGGCGGAGTTTATGATCGTGAGGTGCCGTCCTTTCTATCTGCCCAGGGAGTTTACTGCGGTTTTACTGGTCGCGGTTTACATCCCACCCACCAACAACAGCAGTGATAGAAATTCGGCACTTTGTGAACTGTACCAGGCCATCAGTTTCATCATCCTCGCTGGAGATTTCAACCACACCGATCTCAAGACTGTCCACCTAAAACTTCACCAGCATGTCGATTTCCCAACCAGGGGAGACAACATTCTGGACCAGGtttacaccacacacacacacacacacacacaaaaaggagcCTACAAAGCCACGTCCCTCCCCCACATCGGACTCTCTGACCACATCActgttgctaatgctaatgccagCATACAGACAGAGAGTGAAAGTCACCAAACCTGTTCAGAAGCAGGCCAGAGTGTGGCCAGTGAGggcctcctctgctcttcaagaCTGCTTCGACACAACAGATTGGGAAATGTTTAAGCAGGCAGCCACCGACAACAACAACCATACAGACATTGAGGAGTACACAGACACCGTGACCTCCTACATCAGCAAATGCATCGATGATGTGACCCACATAAAAACCATCATCACCCGGGCTAACCGGAAGCCATGGCTGACAGGGGACGTTCACAGGCTGCTGAGGGCCAGAGACAACGCCTTCAGAGCTGGGGACCAATCTGGCCTGAGAACAGCAAGAGCCAACCTGTCCAGTAGCATCAGGAAAGCAAAAAAGGActacacacaaaaaacaacctcCCACTTCAGGGACAGCAGAGACGCACAGAGCCTATGGCAGGGCATTCAGGCCATCATGGACTACAAGCCTGCGCCACAGAGCTGCCATAGCAACACCTCTCTGCTCAACAACCTGAACAGCTTCTTGGCACGCTTTGAAACACAGAACAACACTTGCCCACAGAAGACACCCCCCCCTCCTCACCATCAGACCCTGCGCCTGTCTGCTGCCAGCGTAAAGAGGACACTCACCTCTATCAAGACCTGCAAGGCCACAGGTCCAGACAACATCCCCGGTCGTGTGCTGAAGGACTGTGCAGAGGAGCTCAAGGATGTCTTCACAGAcatttttaacacttctctgAGGCGAGTTGTCGTTCCATTGTGCTTCAAGGCCGCCACCATCATACCTGTGCCGAAGAAACCTGCTCCATCCTGTTTCAACGACTACCGTCCTGTGGCACTGACTACCatcatcatgaagtgcttcgaaCGGCTAgtcatgtcacatgtcacacatcacgcccccccccccccccacacacacacacacacacacacacacacacacacacacacacacacacaccctggaCCCCTACCAGTTTGCATACCGAGCCAAACGCTCCACAGAGGATGCAATCTGCTCTGCCCTCCACCCAGCCCTCACCCACCTGGACAAAAAAGACTTGTATGTGATCCGCGTCGTCGGGTTTCTTGCCCACTCTGTGCGCTCGCTCCAACACTGGAGCAGATTCAAACAGCGCATTGCTGCCGATGATCTCCATGAACATGTTCGCCACGAAGTTAACAGTATTTCCAACACCCTCGCTGCCTTCTGGAACATTTATAATCCTCAAGTTATTGCGGCGTGACCTGTTTTCTAAATCTTCGATACGGTCCAAAAGTGCCGCATTTTGGGCTTTCAGAGCTGCAACGGCAGAATCAGTTGCACATATCTTCTCAAAATTATCACCTGCAAGTGATTCTGCCGCCGCCACTCGTTGTTGCACAGAGTCCACcgtttcagtcaaaacattcaCTGAAGTTTGTAACGGTACCAGTGATTCTTGAATGAGGATAGAGATGTCTTCTTTTAAACTTTCTCGCTGCTTGGTTAACTCTTGCACCAGCTGAGTCATGGTTATTCCGTCGCTTTCGGAAGGGCTAGCGTCAGAGGCCATGGTAGATAGCTTACTAGCAATGGTGTTTCGCGTGGTCATCAcagaagtttgtttttgtttggagGTAGCCATTAGCTGTTCAAGGTCGTATAATACTATAACATGCGTAAGTTACACCACTCCTATAGTAAAGGTATTAAATTTGGTCACTTAAGTTATAAGTTAGGTCGGCGCTCTTCACACTTGCTGCCTACTCCTTCATACCCCAAACCGGATCACCCCCCGCGCCCCTTTATGGTGTGTTTCCAAAGGCACCAAGAGAAGGAACGATTACTGCAATGGGCAAGGCAGACCACTATCACCTATCAGGGCGTGAAATTGAGAATATATCCAGACTACAGCGCTGCCCTGTCAAGGAAACGCGCTGGGTTTAACGGCGTGAAACAAGCATTCTACAAGAAGGATATAAAATTCCGCTTGCGTTATCCAGCTGTCCTACGAGTCTTCCATGAGGGAAAGACCTTCGATTTCAACTCACCGGAGGAGGCACGGGCTTACTATGATCAACAGGTAGTTGGCGAAGGAGACTGAGGTGACCTGGTCAGTTCAGTTCATGCACGCTTGAAGGGAGAAAGACGCTTTTCTGCTTGGAGGACGTTTTGACATGTCGTTGAATTGGAACTCTCGTCGACGTCTACTTTGGTCAATCGACTTGGTTATGAGGACTATGGGTAATCAACGGACCATTTCCcattagttttttctttcacttcCCCATGGTAAGTGCCTttacctgtttttctttctgttttggaGATAATGGTCGACTGATAGCCTACCTGTTGGAGGTCGCCCTGCTAATGTTTGATGGTGGtcggattttttatttttttttctaaaattttttttttttcaattccatTTTGTTTAGGTTATACATTGAATGTGTTGATGTGACTGAAGGACCGTCAGCAGCATATTTAACGGCGTGCTTTTCATTTAAACTTTAATATGAAAGTGTTGTCAACTAATACAAGTCATCACTGCTAAATGGTCACAGGCTCTTCACAGTCTAGAAGGAGAGGATGTATCGGAAGGTTCAGGAGTTAGATGAGAGCCTGCAGTCTGCCCATGTTTTAGGGGCGGGCATGGGATTTGTTATGTTTGGGGTTAAAGTGGGGCTTATTCCTAGggaagtgttatgttgtttttttattgaacagAGATCCTATACtgcttttttatattatttagtatgtttttgtttgttattgaCAGACGATTTGGAGTGCAAAACCTGCTTTTCATTTCTAAtcatgtcacatgtcacatgaaataaataaagtcaGGGCAGATATAGGGGTGAGGCTAACTCGTTTTATTACCTGGAATGTGAAAGGAATGAATGGGCCTAATAAGCGAGCAAAgattttttctcatttaaagaggttaaatgcagaaataatattttttacaAGAAACGCATTTGAAAATAGCAGATCATATCAGGCTTAGGAAGAACTGGATTGGACAGAGTTTCCATTCTAACTTCAATAATAAGACACGGGGGGCAGCCATCCTGATCCATAAAAAGATATCGTTTACACCATCTCAAACCATCTCAGACCCTCAGGGACGATTTGTGATAGTGTCTGGGTTGCTATTTAGCACTCCAGTAATACTAGCAAGTGTTTATGCCCCAAACTGGGATGATGTTAGCTTTATACATAAACTCACCTCTCTTTTCCCAAACTTAAACAGACATAGTCTTATTCTATCTGGTGACTTTAACATGGTTATGGACCCAGCTATGGACCGTTCTAGCCCTAGAACTTTGGCACGCTCTAAAATGTCTCTTGCTCTTGGTGAGTTTGCTGACAAGGCAGGCTGTGTTGATCCTTGGAGGTTCTTTAATCCTCACAAAAAGGAATTTTCTTACTTTTCACACGTTCATCACACATATAGTCGGATTGATTTTTTCCTCATTGATAAGACACTTCTCCCttatacaaaaaaaactgaatatacTGCAATTGTCGAATCTGATCATGCACCAGTTTCCCTGGATATCTCATTCTCTCAAAATGTCACACAGCCAAGAGTCTGGAGATTAGACACATCCCTACTATCAGACAGTCACTTCTGTGAAGTCATTGGTAAAGCAATAGACGAGTTCATATACtttaacaggtctgactccataTCCCCATCTACATTATGGGAAACGCTTAAAGTTGTTATAAGAGGGAAAATTATCTCTTATTCTATTTCACGCAGTaaggagagaaaacaaaaagaaaaagaactccTGGAATCAATAAGACACATCGACCAACAATATTCTATCACCCCAACACCTGAGTTATATAAAGAAAGGGTTGCACTGATGACCCAATATGACCTACTGTCaacagaaagaacagaaaaacaccAGCTTTGGTTAAAAGGACATTATTATGAACATGGTGATAAAGCAGGTCATCTTCTGGCTTACCAGCTTAAATGTAAATCTGTATCTCGTTTAATTCCTCAGATACGCAATACATCACAACTTTTGACCGTAGACCCAATAGAGATAAACAATACTTTTAGAGATTTCTATTCCAAATTATACACATCTTCTTCCCCACAAGATAAATCAAATATGATGACTTTTTTAGACAACATTAATATCCCACAAGTAGATACAGAGGCCAAAGACAGCCTTGAAGAAACCATAACGTTACAGGAGATTATTGACTCCATTCACAAAATGCAGAGTGGCAAATCACCTGGGCTGGACGGCTATACTGTTGAATTTTATAAAAAGTTCTCCCCTCAACTTGCTCCCTTGATACTTGAAATGTTTAATCACTCCTTCAAGCAGAGCCATTTACCACAAACTTTAACAGAGGCTTCATCTCACTTCTTTTAAAGCCAGGCAAGGACCCAAATGATTGTGGGTCATATCGACCTATATCCTTGCttaatgttgatgttaaaattttAGCCAAACTGCTAGCTTCAAGACTAGAGAATGTTACCACCAATATCATCTCAACAGAACAAACTGGTTTCATAAAGGGTCGTCAGTCCTTCACAAATATTCGTAAACTTTTAAATGTTGTTCACTCTCCTGCGTCCAGGGAGACTCCAGAGGTTGTTGTCTCCCTGGACGCGGAAAAAGCGT
This window harbors:
- the polr1c gene encoding DNA-directed RNA polymerases I and III subunit RPAC1; its protein translation is MAASMKNVEEIRNRVILEEFGVKNVHTTDFPGNYPGFVDTWNMQAFQKNFRIDVVHLDESSMEFDMVGIDASIANAFRRILLAEVPTMAIEKVFIYNNTSIVQDEVLAHRLGLIPIKADPRLFEYKNPAEESAEEASEIDTIQLQLKIKCSRNPRASKDTSDPRELYVNHMVYSRDIKWVPIGNQADVFADSCIGPVHDDILIAQLRPGQELDIIMHCVKGVGQDHAKFSPVATASYRLLPEITLLEPVEGEKAERLKRCFSRGVIDLEDIHGKKVAKVVNSRLDTCSREVLRHSDLKNVVKLGRVRDHFIFTVESTGILPPDVLVTEAIKVLMAKCQTFLNELNSTGLE